One genomic window of Corynebacterium diphtheriae includes the following:
- a CDS encoding UDP-N-acetylmuramate dehydrogenase, whose product MLEKSLNHIFDGIRPQIEAIDDAAFVAVTLAELTTLHLGGTPMAAVRCRSQQSVVEVVRLLDAHQIPLLIVGGGSNLVIADGEIPLVAVILDCDDISVNLDTGRVVAEAGAVWDDVVRLCVDAGLGGIECLSGIPGSAGATPVQNVGAYGAEISDVLVSVTLLERATGEVMEVPAADLELAYRYSNLKFTGRGVVLGITLQLHTDGMSAPLRFGELARVLGHEGPHPAVQVREAVLGLRAGKGMVYNEADHDTWSAGSFFTNPIVPESVGDHVRSVVGDESMPCFAAGEGMVKLSAAWLIDRAGFAKGHQGPGGRVSLSTKHTLALTNRGNATTDDLVALAREVRGGVMDAFGVLLEPEPVWVGVSI is encoded by the coding sequence GTGCTGGAAAAATCACTGAACCACATTTTCGACGGAATCCGCCCCCAGATCGAGGCGATCGACGACGCCGCCTTTGTGGCGGTCACCTTAGCCGAATTGACCACCCTCCACCTCGGCGGAACCCCCATGGCGGCGGTTCGCTGCAGGTCACAGCAGTCTGTGGTTGAGGTTGTTCGGCTTCTCGATGCCCACCAGATCCCACTACTCATCGTAGGTGGTGGCTCCAACCTCGTGATCGCTGACGGCGAAATCCCTCTCGTTGCTGTGATTCTCGACTGTGACGATATTTCTGTGAACCTCGACACCGGACGCGTAGTAGCCGAAGCAGGTGCCGTATGGGACGACGTCGTACGCCTGTGCGTTGATGCCGGTCTCGGCGGCATTGAGTGCCTTTCTGGAATTCCTGGCTCGGCGGGAGCTACCCCTGTACAAAACGTGGGCGCCTATGGTGCAGAGATCTCCGATGTGTTGGTCAGCGTAACCCTCTTGGAACGTGCAACAGGGGAGGTTATGGAAGTTCCTGCGGCCGACTTAGAGCTGGCGTATCGCTATTCCAACCTCAAATTCACCGGCCGTGGCGTGGTACTGGGCATTACGCTACAGCTGCATACGGATGGCATGTCTGCGCCGCTGCGCTTTGGGGAGCTTGCTCGGGTGCTAGGCCATGAGGGACCACATCCTGCAGTGCAGGTGCGCGAGGCTGTACTTGGCCTGCGTGCTGGCAAGGGCATGGTCTACAACGAGGCGGATCACGACACGTGGTCGGCCGGATCCTTCTTTACCAACCCCATCGTCCCAGAATCGGTCGGGGATCACGTGCGTAGCGTTGTCGGCGACGAGTCGATGCCATGCTTTGCTGCGGGCGAGGGCATGGTCAAACTATCTGCTGCATGGTTGATTGACCGCGCCGGATTTGCCAAAGGCCACCAAGGCCCTGGCGGGCGGGTGAGCTTGTCTACTAAGCACACGCTGGCACTGACCAATAGAGGAAACGCCACCACGGATGATCTCGTCGCACTTGCGCGCGAGGTCCGTGGCGGCGTGATGGATGCCTTCGGGGTGCTACTTGAGCCCGAACCGGTATGGGTTGGGGTGTCTATTTAG
- a CDS encoding long-chain-fatty-acid--CoA ligase → MGAFDDKAWLQHYGDWTPASLDYGDTTLVDIYDNNLAVNADKPATYFFGRTQTYAELDAQVRAAAAGLKAFGIRPGDRVAIVLPNCPQHIAAFYAIQLLGATVVEHNPLYTAHELEGLFQDHGARVAIAWDKAASTLEKLRDTTSLETIISVNMTEAMPRIQQLALRIPIPPIAAKREQLTAFADNTVPWSTLIGNAIGGNGKRTEFPKVTRDDIALILYTSGTTGTPKGALLSHGNLVSNCFMGKAWVPGLGDQPERFLAALPMFHAYGMTMVGTLGVFVGAEMVLLPAPQIPLIMKIMKNHTPTWLPGVPTLYEKIVAEATAKGVEIKGIRNSFSGASTLPVRTVEDWENLTGGLLVEGYGLTETSPVLCGNPMNGNRRPGYIGVPFPDTEIRIANPDNLDETMPDGEAGEVLARGPQIFQGYLNKPEATAATFHGDWFRTGDMGVMEEDGFIRLVSRIKEIIITGGFNVYPAEVEEALIAHPDVDDAAVVGRPRKDGSEDVVACIVLKDGAALDPEGLKTHCRKLLTRYKVPRTFYHFEALNKDQLGKVRRREVQQTLLERLGEK, encoded by the coding sequence ATGGGTGCATTCGACGACAAAGCATGGTTGCAACACTATGGCGACTGGACACCAGCATCCCTCGACTACGGCGACACCACGCTGGTAGACATCTACGACAACAACCTTGCCGTTAACGCCGACAAGCCCGCGACCTACTTCTTCGGACGCACCCAAACCTATGCAGAGCTCGATGCCCAAGTACGCGCAGCCGCAGCAGGCCTTAAAGCCTTTGGTATCCGCCCAGGCGACCGCGTCGCCATCGTATTGCCCAACTGCCCGCAGCACATCGCCGCGTTCTACGCCATCCAGCTGCTCGGCGCCACCGTCGTAGAGCACAACCCGCTCTACACCGCACACGAGCTCGAAGGCCTCTTCCAAGATCACGGCGCACGCGTCGCCATCGCATGGGACAAAGCAGCCTCCACCCTAGAGAAACTGCGCGACACCACCTCGCTTGAGACGATCATCTCCGTCAACATGACAGAGGCCATGCCACGCATCCAACAACTAGCGCTGCGCATACCGATCCCACCCATCGCCGCAAAGCGCGAACAACTCACCGCGTTTGCCGACAACACCGTCCCATGGTCCACCCTGATCGGCAATGCTATCGGCGGCAACGGTAAACGCACCGAATTCCCCAAGGTCACCAGAGACGACATCGCCCTAATCCTGTACACCTCCGGCACCACCGGAACGCCGAAGGGCGCGCTGCTCTCCCACGGCAACTTGGTGTCCAACTGCTTCATGGGCAAGGCGTGGGTACCAGGACTGGGCGACCAACCCGAGCGTTTCCTCGCAGCCCTTCCCATGTTCCACGCCTACGGCATGACCATGGTCGGTACCCTCGGTGTCTTCGTTGGCGCAGAAATGGTCCTGCTACCAGCACCGCAGATCCCACTGATCATGAAGATCATGAAAAACCACACCCCCACGTGGCTGCCAGGTGTGCCCACCCTCTACGAAAAGATCGTGGCAGAAGCCACCGCCAAGGGCGTGGAAATCAAAGGCATCCGCAACTCCTTCTCCGGTGCCTCCACCCTGCCAGTACGCACCGTCGAAGACTGGGAAAACCTCACCGGCGGCCTGCTGGTGGAAGGCTACGGCCTGACCGAAACCTCCCCAGTTCTGTGCGGTAACCCCATGAATGGCAACCGCCGCCCCGGCTACATCGGCGTACCGTTCCCCGACACCGAAATCCGCATTGCCAACCCAGACAACCTCGACGAGACAATGCCCGACGGCGAAGCCGGCGAAGTTCTCGCCCGCGGACCACAGATTTTCCAAGGCTACCTCAACAAACCAGAAGCAACCGCAGCCACCTTCCACGGTGATTGGTTCCGCACCGGCGACATGGGTGTTATGGAAGAAGACGGTTTTATCCGCCTAGTAAGCCGCATCAAGGAAATCATCATCACCGGCGGATTTAACGTCTACCCCGCCGAGGTCGAAGAAGCCCTGATCGCCCACCCAGACGTTGACGACGCAGCCGTAGTCGGCCGCCCACGCAAAGACGGCTCCGAGGACGTGGTAGCCTGCATCGTGCTCAAAGACGGTGCAGCCTTGGACCCAGAAGGCCTCAAAACTCACTGCCGCAAGCTGCTCACCCGATACAAAGTGCCACGCACCTTCTACCACTTTGAAGCACTCAACAAAGACCAACTCGGTAAGGTCCGCCGCCGCGAAGTGCAGCAGACCCTCCTCGAACGCCTCGGAGAAAAGTAA
- a CDS encoding long-chain-fatty-acid--CoA ligase produces MSAYETKKWLHYYPDWTPHSLDYGDTTLLDVYSNNLALNKDKPATYFFGRQTSYGDLDKQVRTAAAGLRALGVRSGDRVAIALPNCPQHIVAYWAVLMLGATVVEHNPLYTAHELEAPFQDHGARVAIVWDKAADTLEKLRRNTPLETIVSVNMMTAMPAVQQALLRLPIPMIRKKRDALTASAPNTIPWEILVGSALGGNGDDIVPCPEVTKKSIALILYTSGTTGTPKGAQLSHGNLFANIMQGKAWVKGIGDQDERLLAALPMFHAYGVTIVLNLAFYVGGELVLLPAPQIPLIMKIMKKHTPTWVPGVPTLYQKIVEAAERDGISISGVRNSFSGASSLPVETVARWEALTGGLLVEGYGLTETSPIIVGNPMTTDRRPGYVGVPFPDTEIRIAHPDNLDETMPDGQEGEVLVRGPQVFSGYLNNPEATAKSFHGQWYRTGDVGIMEEDGFIRLVARIKEVIITGGFNVYPAEVEEVLRNHPDITDATVVGLPRGDGSESVVAAITLAAGAALDPEGLKAYCRENLTRYKVPRTFYHFEELPKDQLGKVRRKDVQEALASKK; encoded by the coding sequence ATGTCGGCATACGAGACAAAAAAGTGGCTTCACTATTACCCCGATTGGACGCCGCATAGCCTAGATTATGGTGACACGACGCTTCTCGACGTCTACTCGAACAACCTCGCCCTGAACAAGGACAAACCGGCCACCTACTTCTTTGGCCGTCAAACCTCCTATGGTGACCTCGACAAACAGGTACGCACCGCTGCCGCCGGCCTGCGCGCACTAGGCGTACGCAGCGGCGACCGCGTGGCCATTGCCCTTCCCAACTGCCCACAGCACATCGTGGCTTACTGGGCGGTACTCATGCTCGGAGCCACCGTGGTCGAGCACAACCCGCTCTACACCGCACACGAGCTGGAAGCCCCCTTCCAAGACCATGGCGCACGCGTGGCTATCGTGTGGGACAAAGCGGCCGATACGCTGGAGAAACTCCGCCGTAATACACCGCTAGAAACCATCGTGTCGGTCAACATGATGACCGCCATGCCCGCCGTGCAACAGGCACTACTGCGCCTACCTATTCCGATGATTCGGAAGAAGCGCGACGCACTGACCGCATCCGCACCCAACACCATCCCATGGGAAATCCTGGTGGGGTCCGCACTCGGTGGCAATGGCGACGACATCGTCCCCTGCCCCGAGGTGACCAAGAAATCCATCGCCCTGATCCTCTACACCTCCGGTACCACCGGTACACCAAAAGGTGCACAGCTGTCGCACGGCAACCTCTTTGCCAACATCATGCAAGGTAAGGCGTGGGTGAAAGGGATTGGCGACCAAGACGAACGCCTCCTCGCAGCGCTGCCTATGTTCCACGCCTATGGTGTAACCATCGTTCTCAACCTGGCGTTCTACGTAGGCGGCGAACTGGTACTTCTGCCAGCACCACAAATTCCGCTGATCATGAAGATCATGAAGAAGCACACCCCTACATGGGTACCTGGCGTTCCCACGCTCTATCAAAAGATTGTGGAAGCCGCAGAACGCGACGGAATCTCCATCTCCGGTGTGCGCAACTCATTTTCTGGTGCGTCGAGCCTGCCTGTGGAAACCGTCGCACGCTGGGAAGCACTCACCGGTGGTTTGCTCGTCGAAGGCTACGGTTTGACCGAAACCTCCCCCATCATTGTGGGCAATCCCATGACCACCGACCGCCGCCCAGGCTATGTTGGCGTACCGTTCCCCGACACCGAAATCCGCATTGCCCACCCAGACAACCTCGACGAGACAATGCCCGACGGGCAAGAAGGCGAAGTCCTGGTGCGTGGGCCACAGGTGTTCAGCGGTTACCTGAACAACCCCGAGGCGACGGCGAAGAGCTTCCACGGACAGTGGTATCGCACCGGCGACGTGGGAATTATGGAGGAAGACGGCTTTATCCGCCTGGTGGCCCGTATCAAGGAAGTCATCATCACCGGTGGGTTTAACGTCTACCCCGCCGAGGTGGAAGAGGTTTTGCGCAATCACCCAGATATTACGGACGCTACCGTCGTAGGCCTTCCGCGTGGCGACGGCTCCGAGTCCGTGGTTGCGGCCATCACGCTTGCCGCGGGTGCCGCCCTCGACCCCGAGGGTTTGAAGGCATATTGTCGGGAAAATCTCACCCGCTACAAAGTGCCACGCACCTTCTACCACTTCGAAGAATTGCCGAAAGACCAGCTGGGCAAGGTGCGCCGTAAAGATGTACAAGAAGCTCTAGCATCAAAGAAATAA
- the mshA gene encoding D-inositol-3-phosphate glycosyltransferase, which produces MRIAMISMHTSPLQQPGSGDAGGMNVYIISIARELARRGVDVDIYTRATRPSQGDVVEVESGLRVINIVAGPYEGLSKEELPTQLAAFAGGVVQFAKCHHMRYDVIHSHYWLSGQVGWLLRDLWNIPLVHTAHTLAAVKNAHRSAGDTEESEARRICEQQLVDNADILVVNTPEETNDLVRHYDANPDSVAVIAPGANVELFTPGTQRNTEQSRRCLGIPLHTKVVAFVGRLQQFKGPEVLLRAVAEMLERDPDRDMRVIMCGGPSGAAATVEHYIELTRSLGIAHRVRFLDPRPPEELVSVYQAADVVAVPSYNESFGLVAMEAQASGTPVVAARVGGLPIAVVDGETGVLVDGHDPIMWADALEQLLDDDPTRQQMGVAAVEHAANFTWAAAAEKLESVYGDAAMLDVAQCHDRYAAGSDRA; this is translated from the coding sequence ATGCGCATTGCCATGATCTCTATGCACACCTCGCCCCTGCAGCAACCAGGCAGCGGAGACGCAGGTGGAATGAACGTCTACATCATTTCCATCGCCCGCGAACTTGCACGTCGCGGCGTAGACGTAGACATTTACACCCGTGCCACTCGCCCCAGCCAAGGCGACGTTGTAGAGGTGGAGTCGGGGCTGCGCGTGATCAACATTGTGGCCGGCCCCTATGAGGGCCTGAGCAAAGAAGAACTCCCCACCCAGCTCGCAGCTTTCGCAGGTGGCGTGGTGCAGTTCGCCAAGTGTCACCACATGCGTTACGACGTCATCCATTCCCACTACTGGCTTTCCGGCCAAGTCGGCTGGCTACTGCGCGACCTGTGGAACATCCCACTCGTACACACCGCGCACACCCTTGCGGCGGTAAAAAATGCGCACCGCAGCGCAGGGGATACCGAAGAATCAGAGGCTAGGCGTATTTGTGAGCAACAGCTTGTAGATAACGCTGACATCCTCGTGGTGAACACCCCCGAGGAAACCAACGACCTTGTGCGCCACTATGACGCCAACCCCGATTCGGTGGCTGTGATCGCGCCGGGTGCCAATGTGGAACTTTTTACTCCTGGTACGCAGCGCAATACGGAACAGTCGCGGCGGTGCTTGGGTATTCCGTTGCACACCAAGGTGGTGGCTTTTGTGGGAAGGTTGCAACAGTTTAAGGGCCCTGAGGTGTTGTTGCGTGCAGTGGCGGAGATGTTGGAGCGGGATCCGGATCGCGATATGCGTGTGATTATGTGTGGTGGGCCGTCGGGTGCTGCTGCCACGGTGGAGCATTACATTGAGTTGACGCGCAGTTTGGGTATTGCGCATCGGGTGCGGTTTTTGGATCCGCGTCCGCCGGAGGAGCTGGTGAGTGTGTATCAGGCGGCTGATGTGGTGGCGGTGCCCTCGTATAACGAGTCGTTTGGGCTGGTTGCGATGGAAGCGCAGGCTAGTGGTACTCCGGTGGTGGCTGCGCGTGTTGGCGGCTTGCCTATTGCGGTGGTGGATGGTGAGACGGGCGTGCTTGTCGACGGCCACGATCCCATAATGTGGGCGGATGCGCTGGAGCAATTGCTTGACGACGACCCCACGCGTCAGCAGATGGGTGTGGCTGCGGTGGAGCATGCGGCGAACTTTACGTGGGCTGCGGCTGCGGAGAAGTTGGAGTCGGTGTATGGCGATGCGGCGATGTTGGATGTTGCGCAGTGCCATGACCGCTACGCCGCGGGTTCCGATCGGGCATAA
- a CDS encoding phosphoglyceromutase, translated as MTTGKLILLRHGQSEWNASNQFTGWVDVNLTEKGEAEAKRGGELLKAQGVLPSVVYTSLLRRAIRTANIALNAADRHWIPVVRDWRLNERHYGALQGLNKAETKEKYGDEQFMAWRRSYGTPPPELEDSSEFSQANDPRYANLDVVPRTECLKDVVERFVPYFKEEILPRVQNGETVLIAAHGNSLRALVKHLDNISDADIAELNIPTGIPLVYELDEAGTVLNPGGTYLDPEAAAAGAAAVAAQGAK; from the coding sequence ATGACTACTGGAAAACTGATTCTTCTTCGTCACGGACAAAGCGAATGGAACGCTTCCAACCAATTCACCGGCTGGGTGGACGTCAACCTCACCGAAAAGGGCGAGGCAGAGGCTAAGCGCGGCGGCGAACTGCTCAAGGCTCAGGGGGTCCTGCCAAGCGTGGTTTACACCTCTTTGCTGCGCCGTGCTATCCGCACCGCCAACATTGCTCTGAACGCTGCTGATCGCCATTGGATCCCAGTTGTTCGCGATTGGCGCCTCAACGAGCGCCACTACGGTGCGCTGCAGGGCCTGAACAAGGCTGAGACTAAGGAAAAGTACGGCGACGAGCAGTTCATGGCATGGCGTCGTTCTTATGGCACCCCACCACCAGAGCTTGAGGATTCCAGCGAGTTCTCCCAGGCAAACGATCCTCGTTATGCCAACCTTGACGTGGTTCCTCGCACCGAGTGCTTGAAGGACGTTGTTGAGCGTTTCGTTCCTTACTTCAAGGAAGAGATCCTGCCACGTGTGCAGAACGGTGAGACTGTTTTGATCGCTGCACACGGTAACTCCCTGCGTGCATTGGTCAAGCACCTAGACAACATCTCTGATGCAGACATCGCTGAGCTCAACATTCCTACCGGTATTCCACTGGTTTATGAGCTCGACGAGGCTGGCACGGTGCTCAACCCAGGTGGCACCTACCTTGACCCAGAAGCTGCTGCTGCCGGTGCTGCCGCAGTTGCTGCTCAGGGCGCTAAGTAG
- a CDS encoding sensor histidine kinase has product MYVVIAFVLGVVLSGLALPALKWVRGRSYRTAKKGDNKVTTVSQMLHLTVQGSPTGMAVIDATGAVLLSNVRSHEMGIVHERTLNPDIWELAQEAYKDQETHAIELVIDERRNRITSVRAVVKPLTLVDDRYVVIYSTDESENQRMEAARRDFVANVSHELKTPVGGMALLAEAITEASDDQEQVKYFGNRLYKEAHRLADMINELISLSKLQGAEALPDLEPVSVDRVIDEALARNVLAADNAGIELNRGKPCNAMVMGDMTLLVTAVSNLISNAINYSPQGMPISVATKISRDGRVLIRVIDNGIGISMENQKRVFERFFRVDKARSRSTGGTGLGLAIVKHVAANHGGDVTLWSRPGTGSTFTIELPIYHETDTGRRKD; this is encoded by the coding sequence GTGTACGTCGTTATCGCATTTGTGTTGGGCGTGGTCCTTTCGGGCCTCGCCCTACCTGCGTTGAAATGGGTGCGCGGCCGTAGTTATCGAACGGCGAAAAAGGGGGATAATAAGGTCACCACTGTGAGCCAGATGCTGCATTTGACGGTGCAGGGCTCGCCCACGGGTATGGCGGTGATCGACGCTACGGGGGCCGTTTTATTGTCTAATGTACGTTCCCACGAGATGGGGATTGTGCATGAGCGCACGCTTAATCCGGATATTTGGGAGCTTGCGCAAGAAGCTTATAAAGACCAAGAGACTCATGCGATTGAGCTGGTGATCGACGAGCGGCGTAATCGCATTACGTCGGTGCGTGCGGTGGTTAAGCCACTGACGCTTGTCGACGACCGCTACGTGGTCATTTACAGCACGGATGAGTCGGAAAACCAGCGTATGGAAGCGGCACGTCGTGACTTTGTGGCTAACGTGTCCCATGAGCTGAAAACTCCTGTGGGTGGCATGGCGTTGCTGGCGGAGGCCATCACGGAGGCCTCTGATGATCAAGAGCAGGTGAAATATTTTGGTAATCGCCTGTACAAAGAGGCCCACCGTCTTGCCGACATGATTAATGAGCTCATCTCGTTATCCAAGCTGCAAGGTGCTGAGGCGTTGCCGGATCTAGAGCCGGTGAGTGTGGATCGTGTGATCGACGAGGCACTGGCACGCAATGTGTTGGCCGCCGATAATGCGGGCATTGAACTCAACCGTGGCAAACCATGCAATGCGATGGTGATGGGGGATATGACGCTGCTGGTCACGGCGGTGTCCAACCTGATTAGCAACGCTATTAATTATTCGCCACAGGGAATGCCCATTTCGGTGGCAACCAAGATTTCGCGGGATGGCCGTGTTCTTATCCGAGTGATCGATAATGGCATTGGCATTTCAATGGAGAATCAAAAACGAGTGTTTGAGCGCTTCTTCCGTGTAGATAAAGCGCGGTCGCGTTCTACAGGTGGTACGGGATTAGGGCTTGCGATTGTCAAGCATGTGGCAGCTAATCACGGTGGCGATGTCACGCTGTGGTCGCGTCCTGGAACCGGTTCCACGTTTACGATCGAGCTTCCGATCTATCATGAAACTGACACGGGTCGCCGAAAGGATTAG
- a CDS encoding response regulator transcription factor → MTSILLVEDEESLADPLAFLLRKEGFDVVIAGDGPSALVEFDRNAIDIVLLDLMLPGMSGTDVCKRLRAVSSVPVIMVTARDSEIDKVVGLELGADDYVTKPYSSRELIARIRAVLRRGGETIEESDEILGSGRIHMDVERHTVTVDGEEISMPLKEFDLLEYLMRNSGRVLARGQLIDRVWGADYVGDTKTLDVHIKRLRSKIEPEPSAPCHVITVRGLGYKYED, encoded by the coding sequence ATGACCTCTATCTTGTTGGTTGAAGACGAAGAGTCGCTAGCCGATCCCCTCGCGTTCTTGTTGCGCAAGGAAGGCTTTGATGTAGTAATCGCCGGTGATGGCCCCAGCGCCTTGGTGGAGTTTGATCGCAACGCCATCGATATTGTGCTGCTTGACCTCATGCTTCCTGGTATGTCGGGTACGGATGTGTGCAAGCGCCTGCGAGCAGTATCCTCAGTCCCCGTGATCATGGTGACGGCACGGGACTCGGAGATCGACAAGGTGGTAGGCCTAGAACTCGGTGCCGACGACTATGTGACCAAACCATATTCTTCCCGGGAGCTCATTGCCCGAATCCGTGCCGTGCTGCGTCGCGGCGGGGAGACAATCGAAGAATCGGATGAGATCCTCGGCAGCGGCCGAATCCACATGGATGTAGAACGCCACACCGTGACCGTCGACGGCGAAGAGATCTCCATGCCGCTAAAAGAATTCGACCTGTTGGAATACCTCATGCGCAACTCGGGGCGCGTGCTCGCCCGTGGCCAGCTCATCGATCGCGTGTGGGGTGCCGACTACGTAGGGGATACCAAAACCTTGGATGTGCACATTAAACGCCTGCGCTCCAAGATCGAACCAGAACCCTCCGCGCCATGCCACGTGATTACTGTGCGCGGTCTGGGCTACAAGTACGAAGACTAG
- the proC gene encoding pyrroline-5-carboxylate reductase — protein MTSIAVIGGGKIGEALISGLVASGMSPKDIHVTNRNAERARDLKERYGVLTFLENVAAVDDVDMVFLCVKPQQVIPVVEEIADVVDNNTSTTIVSMAAGVTNAMIEESLAAGSPVIRVMPNTPMLVGKGMSVVAPGRYADEDTVASLTQLLEAVGSVEVIEESSMDAVVALSGSSPAYLFLMVEALIDAGVFLGLPRDKAKNLAVSSFAGAATMLEQTGEEPAVLRANVSSPGGTTIAAIREFEESGLRAAVYRAATAAATRNSSLG, from the coding sequence ATGACTTCAATCGCAGTAATTGGTGGCGGCAAGATTGGCGAGGCATTGATTTCGGGCCTCGTGGCAAGTGGCATGAGTCCAAAAGATATTCATGTGACTAATCGCAACGCTGAGCGTGCTCGGGACCTCAAGGAACGCTATGGCGTATTGACCTTCCTAGAAAATGTTGCCGCTGTTGACGACGTAGACATGGTGTTTTTGTGTGTGAAGCCGCAGCAGGTCATTCCCGTTGTGGAAGAAATCGCAGACGTTGTAGATAACAACACCAGCACCACTATCGTGTCGATGGCCGCTGGCGTGACCAACGCCATGATCGAGGAGAGCCTTGCTGCAGGTTCCCCTGTTATCCGTGTGATGCCTAATACTCCTATGTTGGTGGGTAAGGGCATGTCCGTGGTGGCTCCTGGGCGTTATGCCGATGAGGACACGGTGGCGTCGTTAACGCAGCTGTTGGAGGCTGTGGGCAGCGTGGAGGTCATCGAGGAATCGAGCATGGACGCGGTGGTGGCGTTGTCGGGTTCTTCTCCTGCGTATCTCTTTTTGATGGTTGAGGCGCTTATCGACGCCGGCGTGTTCCTTGGCCTACCACGTGATAAGGCGAAAAACTTGGCTGTTTCTTCCTTTGCTGGCGCTGCCACGATGTTGGAGCAAACGGGTGAGGAGCCAGCAGTATTGCGTGCAAATGTGAGCTCGCCTGGCGGTACTACGATTGCTGCTATTCGGGAGTTTGAGGAAAGCGGTTTGCGTGCTGCGGTCTATCGTGCGGCGACTGCTGCGGCGACACGCAACAGTTCTTTGGGCTAG
- a CDS encoding helix-turn-helix domain-containing protein → MAREDNGSFLTVAEVAEIMRVSKMTVYRLVHSGELPAVRVGRSFRVHEKAVNEYLDSSYYNVG, encoded by the coding sequence ATGGCTAGAGAAGATAATGGCTCATTCCTCACAGTTGCTGAGGTTGCGGAGATCATGCGCGTTTCTAAAATGACCGTGTACCGCTTGGTTCACTCCGGTGAGTTGCCTGCTGTGCGCGTAGGACGTAGCTTCCGTGTGCATGAAAAGGCTGTGAATGAGTACCTCGATTCCTCCTACTACAACGTGGGTTAA
- a CDS encoding 30S ribosomal protein bS22 — MGSVIKKRRKRMSKKKHRKLLRRTRVQRRKLGK; from the coding sequence ATGGGTTCTGTCATCAAGAAGCGCCGCAAGCGCATGTCCAAGAAGAAGCACCGCAAGTTGCTGCGCCGCACCCGTGTTCAGCGTAGAAAACTCGGTAAGTAA
- a CDS encoding DsbA family protein: MYFMQKSARRSLIAILAIVVLIVVAGGVYMLGNKSAGTQAEKTATDLPPGFSGKAGSANATPGTKGLDGPRPLADGSFDATIFGPAKELKSADDILNVHRRNAKDPFAVGAVDAPLVITEFSDFECPFCARWSNQTEPMLMEEYVSKGLVRIEWNDLPVNGEHALAAAKAGRAAAAQGKFDEFRKALFEASRNVSGHPNNTLKDFERFARNAGVKDMERFSREAQDSTYDDVLAKAADYAHGLGVSGTPAFVVGTQYISGAQPTEEFIKVIESELKKSPTFSTPSSHQN, from the coding sequence ATGTACTTCATGCAGAAGTCAGCGCGTCGCAGTCTTATTGCGATTCTCGCCATTGTTGTGTTGATTGTGGTGGCGGGAGGTGTGTATATGCTCGGCAATAAGTCGGCAGGCACTCAAGCCGAAAAAACAGCGACTGATTTGCCACCTGGTTTTAGCGGTAAGGCGGGTTCGGCGAATGCAACACCTGGCACGAAGGGCCTCGATGGTCCTAGGCCGCTTGCCGACGGTTCCTTCGATGCGACAATTTTTGGTCCTGCTAAAGAACTCAAGTCGGCTGATGACATCCTCAATGTGCACCGTCGTAACGCCAAAGATCCCTTTGCCGTGGGTGCGGTCGATGCGCCACTGGTGATTACGGAATTCTCTGACTTCGAGTGCCCCTTCTGTGCCCGCTGGTCTAACCAGACCGAGCCAATGCTGATGGAAGAGTATGTGTCCAAGGGTTTGGTGCGTATCGAGTGGAATGATCTGCCCGTCAATGGTGAACATGCGCTGGCTGCGGCGAAGGCGGGACGTGCCGCTGCTGCTCAGGGCAAGTTTGACGAGTTCCGCAAGGCGCTATTTGAGGCTTCTCGTAACGTGAGCGGTCACCCGAATAACACCTTGAAGGATTTTGAGAGGTTTGCTCGCAACGCGGGTGTGAAAGACATGGAGCGCTTCTCACGGGAGGCGCAAGATTCCACCTACGACGATGTGTTGGCCAAGGCCGCTGATTATGCCCACGGATTGGGCGTGAGCGGTACTCCAGCATTTGTGGTGGGCACGCAGTATATTTCTGGTGCCCAGCCCACGGAGGAATTTATCAAGGTGATTGAGTCGGAGCTGAAGAAGTCTCCTACCTTCTCCACGCCTTCCAGCCACCAAAACTAA